A single genomic interval of Pseudomonas sp. FeN3W harbors:
- the pdeM gene encoding ligase-associated DNA damage response endonuclease PdeM yields MNAYQPIELAGTTLWLLAEKAVYWPEQQALLIADIHFGKAAAYRRLGQPVPHGTTDANLRQLDDLLARYACRQLIFLGDFLHAPESRAPSTLARLAEWRAEHAQLAITLVRGNHDRRAGDPPAELGIEVVSEPLLLGPYALQHEPQPHPSHHVLAGHVHPAFPLQGRGRQRLRLPCFCIGERLSLLPAFGSFTGTMTVATEDNWRIYVVGDGEVWPVARQASVRPGKYR; encoded by the coding sequence CTACTGGCCTGAGCAGCAGGCATTGCTGATAGCGGATATCCATTTCGGCAAAGCCGCAGCCTATCGTCGCCTCGGCCAGCCGGTGCCCCATGGCACCACCGACGCCAACCTGCGCCAGTTGGACGATCTGCTGGCGCGGTATGCCTGCCGCCAGCTGATCTTTCTCGGTGACTTCCTGCATGCGCCGGAGTCCCGTGCACCCTCCACGCTGGCCCGCCTGGCCGAATGGCGTGCGGAACATGCACAACTCGCCATCACCCTGGTGCGCGGCAACCACGACCGCCGTGCAGGCGACCCGCCGGCGGAGCTCGGCATCGAGGTGGTGAGCGAGCCGCTGCTGCTCGGCCCGTACGCGCTGCAGCACGAACCGCAACCGCACCCCAGCCACCACGTGCTGGCCGGCCACGTTCACCCCGCCTTCCCGCTACAGGGGCGTGGGCGCCAGCGGCTGCGCCTGCCGTGCTTCTGCATCGGCGAACGGCTCAGCCTGCTGCCAGCCTTCGGCAGCTTCACCGGCACGATGACGGTGGCAACCGAAGACAACTGGCGAATCTATGTGGTGGGAGATGGAGAAGTGTGGCCGGTGGCGCGCCAGGCGTCGGTCAGGCCTGGGAAATACCGGTGA
- a CDS encoding erythromycin esterase family protein: protein MNASPLPVAEPSEEQLVTLLRQHAEPLPAPDDPHFADAFERFADARVVLIGEASHGTSEFYRARAAITQRLIERHGFSIVAVEADWPDAARIDCYCRQREPVAWSEDAFKRFPTWMWRNREVEAFVRWLREHNATLDVSRRVEFRGLDVYSLGSSIREVLRYLDRIDPEAAADARQRYGCLSPWQEDPAVYGRNVMLGQPTCEKAVIEQLQALLAQRLEYIGQDGERFFNAERNARVVLAAESYYRAMYRGSGESWNLRDRHMFDTLRALLDHRGPNAKAVVWAHNSHIGNAAATSMGWGGDFNIGELCRTAFGRDAVLIGMATDRGEVAAADNWDEPMRIKQVIPSRPDSWEQLFLRAGVPASLTDWRDDRGELREALSHPRLERAIGVIYRPLTERQSHYFRAILAEQFDALIWLEQTQAVTPIGPQEIDPSDVPDTYPFGE from the coding sequence ATGAATGCCTCGCCTCTGCCCGTTGCCGAACCGTCCGAAGAGCAGTTGGTGACCTTGCTGCGCCAGCACGCCGAGCCGCTGCCCGCGCCGGACGATCCGCACTTCGCCGATGCCTTCGAACGCTTCGCCGACGCGCGGGTGGTGCTGATCGGTGAAGCCAGCCACGGCACTTCCGAGTTCTACCGCGCCCGGGCCGCGATCACCCAGCGCCTGATCGAGCGCCATGGTTTTTCCATCGTGGCGGTCGAGGCGGACTGGCCCGACGCGGCGCGAATCGACTGCTACTGTCGCCAGCGAGAACCGGTCGCCTGGAGCGAGGATGCCTTCAAGCGTTTCCCGACCTGGATGTGGCGCAATCGCGAAGTCGAGGCTTTCGTCCGCTGGCTGCGCGAGCACAATGCGACGCTGGATGTTTCACGGCGCGTCGAGTTTCGCGGCCTGGACGTCTACAGCCTAGGCAGCTCGATCCGCGAAGTGCTGCGTTACCTCGACCGCATCGACCCCGAGGCCGCAGCGGATGCACGCCAGCGCTATGGCTGCCTGAGCCCCTGGCAGGAAGACCCGGCGGTCTATGGCCGCAACGTCATGCTTGGCCAGCCAACCTGCGAAAAGGCGGTGATCGAACAGTTGCAGGCCCTGCTCGCCCAACGCCTCGAGTACATCGGCCAGGATGGCGAACGGTTCTTCAACGCCGAACGCAACGCGCGAGTGGTACTGGCCGCGGAGAGCTACTACCGGGCCATGTACCGCGGCTCGGGCGAATCCTGGAACCTGCGCGACCGCCACATGTTCGACACCCTGCGGGCCCTGCTCGACCATCGCGGGCCAAACGCCAAGGCGGTGGTCTGGGCGCACAACTCGCATATCGGCAATGCGGCGGCGACCTCGATGGGCTGGGGTGGCGATTTCAACATCGGCGAACTCTGCCGCACCGCCTTCGGTCGCGACGCGGTGCTGATCGGCATGGCGACCGATCGCGGCGAAGTGGCGGCGGCGGACAACTGGGACGAGCCGATGCGAATCAAGCAGGTCATCCCGTCACGACCGGACAGCTGGGAGCAGCTCTTTCTGCGCGCCGGCGTGCCGGCCTCGCTGACCGACTGGCGTGATGATCGCGGCGAATTGCGCGAGGCGCTCAGCCACCCGCGGCTGGAGCGCGCGATCGGTGTCATCTACCGGCCGCTGACCGAGCGGCAGAGCCACTACTTCCGCGCCATCCTCGCCGAGCAGTTCGATGCGTTGATCTGGCTGGAACAGACGCAGGCGGTAACGCCCATCGGTCCGCAGGAGATCGACCCGAGCGACGTACCGGATACCTACCCGTTCGGAGAGTGA
- a CDS encoding DUF2058 domain-containing protein: MSLSLRDQLLKAGLVNEKQAKQAVKQKQKQQRLEKKGQVEKDDSQREAALKAQAEKLARDQELNRQQQQKAEQKARAAQIKQLIETSRLPKLTTEDYYNFVDDKKVKRLSVNKLMRDKLASGSLAIVRHGGGYEVIPREAALKIQERDPQRVVQLNTRTEEPDADDPYAAYQVPDDLMW; this comes from the coding sequence GACCAGTTGCTCAAAGCCGGACTGGTCAACGAAAAGCAGGCCAAGCAGGCCGTCAAGCAGAAACAGAAGCAGCAGCGCCTGGAGAAGAAAGGCCAGGTCGAGAAGGACGATTCGCAGCGCGAGGCGGCGCTGAAAGCCCAAGCCGAGAAGCTCGCCCGCGATCAGGAGCTGAACCGCCAGCAGCAGCAAAAGGCCGAACAGAAGGCCCGTGCGGCGCAGATCAAACAATTGATCGAGACCAGCCGCCTGCCCAAGCTGACCACCGAGGACTACTACAACTTCGTCGACGACAAGAAGGTCAAGCGCCTGTCGGTCAACAAGCTGATGCGCGACAAGCTGGCCAGTGGTTCGCTGGCCATCGTTCGCCATGGCGGCGGCTACGAGGTCATTCCGCGCGAGGCCGCGCTGAAGATCCAGGAGCGCGACCCGCAGCGCGTGGTGCAGCTCAATACCCGCACCGAAGAGCCGGATGCCGATGATCCGTACGCTGCCTACCAGGTGCCCGACGACCTGATGTGGTAA
- a CDS encoding phosphoribosyltransferase family protein: MRTFAQQSHLFRDRQHAGQELAEALLPLADEHPLILALPRGGVPVAFEVARSLKAQLDLVLVRKIGAPGNEELALGAVVDGAQPQWVVNQGLLRQIDPPESWFDEEMQRQLAELERRRRQYCGKRPAPVVAERLVIVVDDGIATGATVRAALKGLARAGARRLVLAIPVGPREVIEALREEVDEVVCLAMPEPFIGVGLHYANFDQTSDEQVIDLLQRAAGFVETGG, encoded by the coding sequence ATGCGCACGTTCGCTCAGCAAAGTCATCTGTTCAGGGACCGCCAGCATGCCGGGCAGGAATTGGCCGAAGCCCTGCTGCCCCTGGCGGACGAGCATCCACTGATCCTCGCCCTGCCGCGCGGCGGCGTGCCAGTGGCGTTCGAGGTCGCCCGGTCGTTGAAGGCCCAGTTGGACCTGGTGCTGGTACGCAAGATCGGCGCGCCGGGCAACGAGGAGCTGGCGCTCGGCGCGGTGGTCGATGGCGCCCAGCCGCAATGGGTCGTCAATCAGGGGTTGCTGCGCCAAATCGACCCACCGGAGAGCTGGTTCGACGAGGAAATGCAGCGCCAACTGGCGGAGCTGGAGCGCCGCCGCCGGCAGTACTGCGGCAAGCGGCCAGCGCCCGTGGTGGCGGAACGTCTGGTGATCGTGGTGGATGACGGCATCGCCACCGGCGCCACCGTTCGTGCCGCGCTCAAGGGCCTCGCGCGCGCCGGCGCCAGACGCCTGGTGCTGGCGATCCCGGTGGGCCCGCGGGAAGTCATCGAGGCCCTGCGCGAGGAAGTCGACGAGGTGGTCTGCCTAGCGATGCCCGAGCCGTTCATCGGCGTCGGGCTGCACTACGCCAATTTCGACCAGACCAGTGACGAGCAGGTCATCGACCTGCTGCAGCGCGCCGCCGGCTTCGTCGAAACCGGCGGTTGA